The Deltaproteobacteria bacterium genomic interval AAAACCACCCTGCCGGGCAGATTATTTTTTTGGACACTCCCGGTATTCACCAAGCGCGGTCGAAGCTCAACCAGGCAATGGTCAAAGTCGCTCTGGCCACCTATAACGAAGTGGACGTCGTATGCTTCCTGATCGAAGCCGACCGCCCCGATCATGAAGAAAACGACTTCATTCTGAAAACTCTCAACCAGGTAAGGAACCCTGTTATCCTGGTCATCAATAAGATTGACCTGGTTCCCAAAGGCGATCTTCTCCCCATCATCGAGAATTATTCCCGCTTGCGCCCTTTTGAACAGATCATTCCCCTATCTGCCCTCCGGGGGGATGGGGTGGATGTCCTCGTGGCCGAGCTTCTCCAAATCCTGCCCGAAGGGCCCCAACTTTTCCCCAAGGATATGATTACCGACCTGCCCGAACGTTTCCTGGCGGCCGAGCTAATCCGGGAAAAAGTTTTCCTCTTGACCCGAGAAGAGATTCCCTATTCCACGGCCGTGGTGGTCGAAGAATTTAAAGAGAAAGCGGAGAAAAATTTGATCGTGATCAAAGCCACGATCCAGGTGGAGAGGGAATCGCAGAAAGGGATCCTGATCGGGGGAAAAGGCCGGATGCTCAAGGAGATTGGGCGCCGGGCCCGGGAAGAGATGGAGGCTTTATTCGGAGCGAAGATTTTTTTGGAACTCTGGGTAAAAGTGGAAAAAAACTGGCGAGAAGACCCCCGGGCCCTGCGGAGGCTCGGGTTGGAATGAAATCGCGGAAATCCTTTTTATTCTTCACTTGCGGAGTTAAGAGCCTGCCTTAAATGCTCCAGCGAAGTATTCCCGCCGGAGCACACCAGCCCTACTTTCTTGCCTTTCAGCTCATGGCGCAAACGGTATGCCGCGGCCAAAGAGGCTGCCCCTGCTGCCTCAGCCAAAGTATGAGCATGCGCCACCATCCACACCATGGCTTGCATGATTTCATGATCATCCAACAGCACAAAATCATCCAACCCTTCCCAAAGGATCGCCTGCGGCAGCGCAAAGGCCGTGCCGGTGGCCAGCCCTTCGGCAAAGGTGCGGTTGGGAGCTTCTACTAATCTCCTCTGCCGCCAGGACTCGTAAGCCGCTGGAGAGGCTTCGGACTGCACCCCGATGACCCGAATGTCCCGGTTGACGGCTCGGACCACGATGCAAGCCCCAGCCGCCCCGCTCCCCCCACCAATGGGCACGATGATAACCTGCAGCCTGGGTTGATCCTCCAGCATTTCCAGCACTTCGGTGGCCACACCTGAGATCAACAGAGGTTCGTTGCCAGAGTGGATGTAACGATAACCGTGTTTTTCGGCCAACATTTCGCAATGCAAACGAGCTTCATCAAAGGTAGCTCCATGAAAGATTACCTCAGCTCCCATGCCCTGTATGGCGGCTACTTTCCCTGGGTTAGCCTTTTCCGGCACCACGATCCGTGCCTTAACTCCAAACAGGCGGGCGGCAAAAGCCACGGATTGTCCGTGGTTACCAGTTGAAGCAGTAATCACACCCCGTGACCGCTCTTCAGAGTCGAGTTGAGAGATCAGATTGATTCCACCCCGGACTTTGAAGGCTCCAATCGGTTGGTAGTTTTCATGTTTGATATATACTTCGGTATCCACCAGGGCGTTAATCGCCAGATGACTATGCAGAGGGGTTCGGGATAGATATGGGCGGATCTGTCGCTGCGCCAACAGTACATCTTTTAACCCGGGTATTTCCATTGCTTCGCTCCTAAGGCCGTAGAAATTGTTAGAACTGCAATTTAATCTTCTGAATTATTTCTTATTGCTGTATTGACTCTTAATCAATGGTTTAATTCCCCCGCTTTCCAGAATCTTCAATACATAATCGGACAGGGGTTGGGCCTGGGCCGTGGCTCCGGTTGTCTCATTGGTCACCTGACCAGTTGATAAATCAATTTTAAGCATGTCCCCTTTCTTTGCCAACTCATGGATGTGCGGACATACCAGAAGGGGAATACCGAGGTTAATGGCGTTGCGGTAAAAGATCCTGCCGAAAGAATCTGCCAAAATGGCGCCGATGCCCACCGCTTTCAAGGCCACCGCCGCGTGTTCCCGGCTAGAGCCACAACCAAAATTTGTGGAAGCGATAACAATATCACCTGACTGAAATTCTTTTACAAACCCAGGATCAATCCCCTCCATGGCGTGTTTGGCTACCTCATGAGGGTCAGTCAATTCCAGGTAGCGACCTGGATAGATCTGGTCCGTGTCAATATTGGCCCCAAAAACAAAGGCTTTCCCTCTAATCACCTTTTGCATTTTTTGCCACCTCTTTAATCAAGATATTGCGTAGGATCAGCAATTTCCCCCTCCAGGGCTGCGGCAGCTACGGAAGCTGGTGAACCGATGTAGATTTCGGCCTTGGGATGGCCCATGCGCCCGGGAAAGTTGCGACTGGAGGCGCTGATACAGGTTTCCCCGGCGGCTAATATGCCCTGGTGCGTTCCGAGGCAGGCGGCACATCCGGGGGTTACGAAGGTGGCTCCTGCCTCCACCAGGGTTTGCATATAACCTTTGGCCATAGCTTCCAGAAGGACCCCCTTGGAAGCGGGGACAATGAGGAACCGGGTTCCCGGATGAACTTTCTTTCCTTTTAATATTCGGGCGGCAACGGCGAGATCTTCCACCCGCCCACCCGTGCAGGTTCCTAAGAAAGCCTGTTGCACGGGCTTGCCGATAAATTCTTCGAGGGGATGAACGTTGTCCACGCTATGGGGAGCCGCAAGCTGCGGAGGCCAATTAGAAATGTCAAAGGAATGCTCGGCGCTATAGGGATAGCCGCCATCCGTTGTAAATATTTTGTAGTCGCGTTTCAGTTTCTCTTTTAAAAAAGCGAAAGTAATTTCGTCCGGCTGAATATAGCTGGTCTTCGCTCCCATTTCGGTCGTCATATTGCACAAGGTCATGCGCTCGGAGATGCTGAGGGTTCTCACTGCCGAGCCCGTAAACTCAACCGCTTTGTAGACCGCATAGTCGGCTTTCAGGTCCCCGATGACCTTGAGAATGATATCCTTGGCGTAAACTCCCTTGGGCAATTGCCCTTCCAGGTTGATGCGGATGATTTCCGGAATCCGGAACCAGAGCATTCCAGTGATCATGATCACCGCCATGTCCGTTGCTCCCACACCTGTTCCGAAGGCTCCGCAAGCCCCGTGGGTGGTCGTATGGGAATCCGTGGCCACCAACACCATGCCGGGGTAAACCAAACCGTGATCCACCATTACCTGGTGGCATACTCCTTGGTCGACATCAAAAAGCAGTTCAATACCCTGTTCCCGGCAAAATTCGCGCATCTGCTTTTGATTTTCGGCCTGCTGAACCGTCGATGCCGGGGCGTAGTGATCCAGAATGAAGGTAATCTTTTTTGGGTCGTACACTTTTCCCCCGCCCATTTCGTAAAAAGAACGGATAGTCTGTAAATAAAGGTCATTGACTTCGGCAAGATCCACATGGCAATTCACGATCTCCCCGGTAGTGACAGACTCTTTTCCCGCTGCTTCGGCCAAAATTTTCTCGATGGCGTGCATGATTTTTTCTCCAGAACGTCGGTCAATGTTTTAGAAATATGATAAATCTCTTTTACCATGGTCCTGGCGTGGTGGCAAGGAGTTCCCTTGACCCCTCGAATCCTTGGCCCCTTTAAATTAAGAATATGCTTGACTTACTCAGG includes:
- a CDS encoding 3-isopropylmalate dehydratase large subunit, which gives rise to MHAIEKILAEAAGKESVTTGEIVNCHVDLAEVNDLYLQTIRSFYEMGGGKVYDPKKITFILDHYAPASTVQQAENQKQMREFCREQGIELLFDVDQGVCHQVMVDHGLVYPGMVLVATDSHTTTHGACGAFGTGVGATDMAVIMITGMLWFRIPEIIRINLEGQLPKGVYAKDIILKVIGDLKADYAVYKAVEFTGSAVRTLSISERMTLCNMTTEMGAKTSYIQPDEITFAFLKEKLKRDYKIFTTDGGYPYSAEHSFDISNWPPQLAAPHSVDNVHPLEEFIGKPVQQAFLGTCTGGRVEDLAVAARILKGKKVHPGTRFLIVPASKGVLLEAMAKGYMQTLVEAGATFVTPGCAACLGTHQGILAAGETCISASSRNFPGRMGHPKAEIYIGSPASVAAAALEGEIADPTQYLD
- a CDS encoding threonine/serine dehydratase, coding for MEIPGLKDVLLAQRQIRPYLSRTPLHSHLAINALVDTEVYIKHENYQPIGAFKVRGGINLISQLDSEERSRGVITASTGNHGQSVAFAARLFGVKARIVVPEKANPGKVAAIQGMGAEVIFHGATFDEARLHCEMLAEKHGYRYIHSGNEPLLISGVATEVLEMLEDQPRLQVIIVPIGGGSGAAGACIVVRAVNRDIRVIGVQSEASPAAYESWRQRRLVEAPNRTFAEGLATGTAFALPQAILWEGLDDFVLLDDHEIMQAMVWMVAHAHTLAEAAGAASLAAAYRLRHELKGKKVGLVCSGGNTSLEHLRQALNSASEE
- the era gene encoding GTPase Era gives rise to the protein MTEEEKKEGFKSGFVSIIGRPNAGKSTLLNTLLGEKVAIISNKPQTTRNRILGIKNHPAGQIIFLDTPGIHQARSKLNQAMVKVALATYNEVDVVCFLIEADRPDHEENDFILKTLNQVRNPVILVINKIDLVPKGDLLPIIENYSRLRPFEQIIPLSALRGDGVDVLVAELLQILPEGPQLFPKDMITDLPERFLAAELIREKVFLLTREEIPYSTAVVVEEFKEKAEKNLIVIKATIQVERESQKGILIGGKGRMLKEIGRRAREEMEALFGAKIFLELWVKVEKNWREDPRALRRLGLE
- a CDS encoding 3-isopropylmalate dehydratase small subunit produces the protein MQKVIRGKAFVFGANIDTDQIYPGRYLELTDPHEVAKHAMEGIDPGFVKEFQSGDIVIASTNFGCGSSREHAAVALKAVGIGAILADSFGRIFYRNAINLGIPLLVCPHIHELAKKGDMLKIDLSTGQVTNETTGATAQAQPLSDYVLKILESGGIKPLIKSQYSNKK